A portion of the Paenibacillus hamazuiensis genome contains these proteins:
- a CDS encoding NAD(P)/FAD-dependent oxidoreductase: MHKCIIIGAGTAGLTAAIYLARANTQPLVITGLGTSTHLKASMELDSFPGFPKGVKGPELLDNMRKQAERFGAELRSGRVSKVDLSSRPYTVWLESGAALQCETVIVSTGVSPNYLGIPGEKPFIGRGVYSCATCSGFFFEDKQLIVVGSGNAALEEAGYLSRFARQVTLVNPAAEFQANPRLLERSRANSKIRFELECTPVEVIGGDRGVAGLNVNRHGRPTPDTIPADAIFAAVGVTPNTQFLEGQLPVDEAGYLLVGPGTTETSIPGVFACGDVQDPKYRQPVTAAGSGCMAALDCERYLEGNGRA, translated from the coding sequence ATGCATAAATGCATCATCATAGGAGCGGGCACAGCCGGGCTAACGGCAGCCATTTATTTGGCGAGAGCGAATACGCAGCCTCTCGTCATAACCGGCCTCGGCACCAGCACCCACCTTAAGGCTTCGATGGAGCTGGACAGCTTCCCCGGCTTTCCCAAAGGAGTGAAGGGGCCCGAGCTGCTGGACAACATGCGCAAGCAAGCCGAACGCTTCGGAGCGGAGCTGCGTTCCGGACGGGTCAGCAAAGTCGATTTGTCCTCGCGGCCCTATACCGTTTGGCTGGAGAGCGGTGCGGCGCTGCAGTGCGAAACCGTTATCGTCTCCACGGGAGTTTCGCCGAACTATCTCGGCATCCCCGGGGAAAAGCCGTTCATCGGCCGCGGCGTTTATTCGTGTGCGACATGCAGCGGCTTTTTCTTTGAGGATAAGCAGCTTATTGTTGTAGGCAGCGGAAACGCTGCGCTGGAGGAGGCCGGCTACTTGTCAAGGTTTGCCCGGCAAGTGACTTTGGTGAACCCCGCTGCGGAATTTCAGGCAAACCCGCGCTTGCTCGAACGGAGCCGGGCCAACTCCAAAATACGGTTCGAACTGGAATGCACGCCTGTCGAAGTCATCGGTGGGGACAGAGGGGTCGCCGGCTTGAACGTAAACCGGCATGGCCGGCCGACACCGGATACGATACCGGCCGACGCGATATTTGCTGCCGTCGGCGTCACGCCGAATACGCAATTTTTGGAAGGCCAGCTTCCGGTCGATGAGGCCGGCTACCTGCTCGTCGGGCCCGGAACTACGGAGACGTCCATTCCCGGAGTATTCGCCTGCGGCGACGTGCAGGACCCGAAATACCGGCAGCCGGTAACGGCGGCCGGCTCCGGCTGCATGGCGGCGCTCGATTGCGAGCGTTATTTGGAAGGAAATGGCCGCGCCTAA
- a CDS encoding ferritin-like domain-containing protein, giving the protein MSLYPYPAPFRYAADAGLVADIVKAINGEYSAIACYEGLSALAPGEEERNRILEIRQDEIGHFRVFNEIYYMLTGKRHEPQMTESCPSEYRAGVMFAFKDEQETVDFYHEIADKAHHPYIKEQFRRAAADEQNHAVWFLFLLTQPVSR; this is encoded by the coding sequence ATGTCACTTTACCCATATCCTGCGCCCTTCCGTTATGCGGCCGATGCGGGGCTTGTGGCGGATATCGTCAAGGCGATCAATGGAGAATACAGCGCGATCGCCTGCTATGAGGGATTGTCCGCCCTCGCGCCGGGGGAAGAGGAGCGGAACCGGATTTTGGAAATCCGGCAGGACGAAATCGGGCATTTCCGGGTATTTAATGAAATTTATTACATGCTGACCGGCAAACGCCACGAGCCGCAAATGACGGAAAGCTGTCCGTCCGAATACAGGGCGGGCGTCATGTTCGCGTTTAAGGACGAGCAGGAAACGGTCGATTTTTATCACGAGATCGCGGACAAAGCCCACCATCCTTATATCAAGGAACAGTTTCGCCGGGCGGCGGCGGACGAGCAAAACCACGCGGTATGGTTTTTGTTTTTGCTGACGCAACCGGTCAGCCGATGA
- a CDS encoding Ger(x)C family spore germination protein — translation MTKKVCKLMAMLLMSLSLCACGGFKDIDKRFFVVAIAIDEPVNKDKKYRVTVRLAIPSPEEKFGANSSIFVTEERDSIAEAVRIIKSKIDKELDFGHAKALIIGESIVKSRNMKEVMDWFIRRRDIQQVGWLAVGSPNASDVIHAEPKSERLPSNMVYLLFGQTGTETAYIVSEYLFDFYRRLTERGLDPIMPIIEPRGQNQLSVNKVALFDKTKQVLVLQPSETKILNTFYQGIGKFDIRVEQDDHYFVVSAETVKSRFTIKRTAYGKPLISIKMKVVGFVEETDMTELTRKKIPELEKAAGQTVTAQALQLLKKLQKARVDPVGFGLRYRATHFDTDEAWREWQELYPDAEFEVFPDINITSTGVIG, via the coding sequence ATGACAAAAAAGGTATGTAAACTGATGGCCATGCTGCTGATGTCCTTGTCGCTTTGCGCATGCGGCGGCTTTAAAGATATCGACAAGCGTTTTTTCGTTGTCGCCATAGCGATAGACGAACCCGTCAATAAAGATAAAAAATACAGGGTCACCGTCCGTCTGGCGATTCCGAGTCCGGAGGAAAAATTCGGGGCCAACTCGTCCATATTCGTTACGGAAGAAAGGGATTCGATCGCGGAAGCGGTGAGGATCATCAAATCGAAAATCGATAAAGAGCTTGATTTTGGCCATGCCAAAGCGCTGATCATCGGCGAATCGATCGTCAAGTCAAGGAATATGAAAGAAGTGATGGACTGGTTCATCCGGCGTCGGGATATTCAGCAGGTCGGCTGGCTTGCCGTCGGCTCGCCGAATGCCTCCGACGTCATTCATGCCGAGCCGAAATCGGAGCGGCTGCCCTCCAATATGGTCTATTTGCTTTTCGGACAAACCGGCACGGAGACAGCTTACATCGTATCGGAGTATTTGTTCGATTTCTACAGAAGATTGACCGAACGCGGGCTCGATCCGATCATGCCGATCATCGAACCGCGCGGACAAAATCAATTATCCGTCAACAAGGTGGCGCTGTTCGACAAAACCAAGCAAGTGCTTGTCCTGCAACCCTCGGAAACGAAAATTCTCAATACCTTTTACCAAGGCATCGGCAAGTTCGACATTCGCGTCGAGCAGGATGACCACTACTTTGTCGTCTCGGCCGAGACGGTAAAAAGCCGGTTTACCATCAAGCGGACGGCTTACGGGAAACCGCTTATTTCCATCAAGATGAAAGTGGTCGGCTTCGTTGAAGAAACGGACATGACGGAGCTGACGAGAAAAAAGATTCCCGAACTGGAGAAAGCAGCCGGTCAGACCGTGACCGCTCAAGCGCTGCAATTGTTGAAAAAGCTGCAAAAAGCCCGCGTCGACCCGGTCGGCTTCGGACTTAGATACAGAGCCACCCATTTCGATACGGACGAGGCATGGAGGGAATGGCAGGAGCTTTACCCCGATGCCGAGTTCGAAGTCTTTCCCGACATCAACATCACAAGCACCGGCGTCATCGGCTGA
- a CDS encoding GerAB/ArcD/ProY family transporter yields MNRYFYYLVILNMLVNVISYVPQIMTEYRFQGTPAAIVLAVPIGTLLMYAFMKSLTRFPNKTFPEILDLTFSKVITVPFKLFSGGMWYLAGAISMFAIADITLRYINPDSPTWQVTLLYVAIVIYGASRKARTILYTLEMLLLLGLPLVCIIFAKSFLNRAINWDSIIAAGSHINTLPNWVTLAATTYIFSGYLNMSLFGRAFPQPVKTKWIWLLGLLGFGIQLTTYFIPVGFHGLDGVGSYTYPWVSTADSMRIELGFVERVMYIFLLLYAGISAISIMVHWHTAIEFIKSALPRSKQNSPWIKWTIFGLFGAIALIISNYLDQETIFEVGRNWLRIRFAGEMMHVAMTVYAAKRSSYDKKGM; encoded by the coding sequence ATGAACCGTTATTTTTATTACCTGGTTATCCTGAACATGCTGGTCAACGTCATCAGCTACGTCCCCCAAATCATGACCGAATACCGTTTCCAAGGAACGCCCGCCGCCATTGTACTCGCGGTTCCCATCGGGACGCTTCTTATGTATGCGTTTATGAAATCGTTGACCCGGTTTCCGAACAAAACGTTTCCGGAAATTCTCGACCTTACTTTCAGCAAAGTCATTACCGTTCCGTTCAAGTTATTTTCCGGCGGCATGTGGTATTTGGCCGGAGCGATTTCGATGTTCGCCATCGCCGACATCACCCTCCGATACATCAACCCGGATTCTCCGACATGGCAGGTTACTCTTTTGTATGTAGCGATCGTTATATACGGAGCGAGCAGGAAAGCGCGGACGATCCTGTATACGCTTGAAATGCTGCTGCTCCTGGGGCTGCCCCTCGTCTGCATCATTTTCGCCAAATCGTTTCTGAACCGGGCCATAAACTGGGATTCGATCATCGCCGCCGGCAGTCATATTAACACTCTTCCGAATTGGGTGACGCTTGCCGCCACAACATATATTTTTAGCGGATATTTGAATATGTCGCTCTTCGGCCGCGCCTTTCCCCAGCCGGTCAAAACGAAGTGGATCTGGCTGCTCGGCCTGCTCGGCTTCGGCATCCAGTTGACGACCTATTTCATTCCGGTCGGATTTCATGGGTTGGACGGGGTAGGAAGCTACACGTATCCTTGGGTCAGCACGGCGGATTCGATGCGCATCGAGCTCGGTTTCGTAGAGCGCGTCATGTACATATTTTTGCTTCTATATGCGGGCATTTCCGCAATCAGCATCATGGTTCATTGGCACACGGCCATTGAATTTATCAAAAGCGCTTTGCCCCGGTCGAAACAAAACAGCCCTTGGATCAAATGGACGATTTTCGGCCTGTTCGGAGCCATTGCGCTCATCATCAGCAATTACCTCGATCAGGAAACGATTTTCGAAGTCGGCAGAAACTGGTTAAGAATCCGTTTCGCCGGAGAGATGATGCACGTAGCTATGACTGTGTATGCCGCAAAAAGGAGTTCATATGACAAAAAAGGTATGTAA
- a CDS encoding spore germination protein, whose product MTSQIPQLQTWLRQKLSDSTDFVQQELKYDGQTAAIYYLKSVTDVATLQKLYIVPFFTQFQNLQDYVQYVRSLSHMPNIPAPEALLQSVLRGTAVVFVSGEAIPINVQHNISTQLSEATVENTVQGPKHAFSEDADININLVRMRYAEASLTTEKTSVGKLSHTPVTLVYDKQLVNPQVLEELKKRLACIDSDVLQAASQLQVLLNKKRRSIVPTMMVTERPDRVVFNLARGKIALIVHGSPFVLILPAVFYDFMAGIDNFYQHYWVTQFLVVLRYIGLLSSLTLAAFYVGLTSYNPEILRVQLALSIAGSRAPVPYPSYFEVLFMLLMMELLTEASVRLPKTIGSTATTVGGLILGQAATQAGLVSNIMIIVVAAVAISNFVIPITELGFGIRLFRYIILMMTTIFGLVGLVLSFIAIVTFIADQDSFGQPYLKIFWKNSGRRA is encoded by the coding sequence ATGACTTCACAAATACCGCAATTGCAAACATGGCTGCGGCAAAAGCTGTCCGATTCTACCGATTTCGTACAGCAGGAACTGAAATACGACGGACAAACGGCTGCGATTTATTACCTGAAAAGCGTTACCGACGTGGCGACTCTTCAGAAGCTGTATATCGTGCCGTTTTTTACGCAATTTCAAAATTTGCAGGACTATGTGCAGTACGTGCGCTCGCTTTCCCATATGCCAAACATCCCTGCGCCGGAAGCGCTTCTGCAGTCGGTATTGCGCGGGACAGCCGTCGTTTTTGTGAGCGGTGAAGCGATCCCGATCAACGTCCAGCACAACATCAGCACCCAGCTCAGCGAAGCGACGGTGGAGAACACCGTTCAAGGGCCGAAGCACGCCTTCAGCGAGGATGCGGACATCAACATCAACCTGGTTCGGATGAGATACGCCGAAGCTTCGCTGACGACGGAAAAAACGTCCGTCGGCAAGCTGTCGCATACTCCGGTAACGCTCGTTTACGACAAGCAGCTCGTCAATCCGCAGGTTCTGGAAGAATTAAAGAAGCGCCTGGCATGCATAGACAGCGATGTGCTTCAGGCCGCTTCCCAGCTGCAGGTTTTATTGAACAAAAAAAGGCGCAGCATCGTGCCCACCATGATGGTAACGGAGAGGCCCGACCGCGTCGTGTTTAATCTGGCGCGCGGAAAAATCGCCTTGATCGTGCACGGCTCGCCTTTCGTCCTTATTCTTCCGGCCGTCTTTTACGACTTCATGGCGGGAATCGACAACTTTTATCAGCATTATTGGGTGACCCAATTTTTGGTCGTCCTTCGTTATATCGGCCTGCTTTCCAGTCTGACGCTCGCTGCCTTCTACGTAGGCTTAACGTCGTATAACCCCGAGATACTGCGCGTGCAGCTGGCGCTTTCGATCGCGGGGAGCCGAGCCCCGGTCCCTTATCCTTCGTATTTCGAAGTATTGTTCATGCTGCTCATGATGGAGCTGCTGACGGAAGCAAGCGTCCGCCTGCCGAAAACGATCGGCTCGACGGCAACCACGGTCGGCGGTCTGATTCTGGGCCAGGCCGCCACACAGGCAGGGCTTGTCAGCAACATTATGATTATCGTCGTTGCCGCCGTGGCGATTTCCAATTTTGTCATCCCGATCACCGAGCTCGGATTCGGCATCCGTTTGTTCCGTTACATCATCTTGATGATGACGACCATCTTCGGATTGGTCGGGCTTGTCCTGAGCTTTATCGCAATCGTTACCTTTATTGCCGACCAGGACAGCTTCGGACAGCCGTATTTAAAAATTTTCTGGAAAAACTCCGGCAGGCGGGCCTAG
- a CDS encoding response regulator encodes MKVVLVDDEKLALVRLEKMLREFRDCQVIGSFSEAEPAIDQIGRLRPHAVFLDIHMPDLNGLEAAERIHAVAPDTNIVYVTAYGNYAVEAFELEAADYLMKPLERDRLSLTIQRLRKRVALESGPPKNQTLLYHCLGAMQIRKPDGEPEFLKWRTTKAKELFAYLLHHRGKMINKNTLLELLWPELDESKGLANLHTSINRIRNAWKNTFGDDYISIRYSQYGYILESKDLRIDAEEWEQELRRLTPVSIENTAEHQRLLDMYRGNFYEEDNYAWAEGERQRLKALWLQHALQLGQFYHSLGMNMEALGVYHQIQERDPLYEDSYFALMNLYARLDDTESVEKQYEFMIRTLEQEAGVDPSPGIMEWYAQWKRSDKRINNNPGIPIQC; translated from the coding sequence ATGAAAGTCGTGTTGGTGGACGATGAGAAACTGGCGTTAGTCAGGTTGGAGAAAATGCTCAGGGAGTTCCGCGATTGCCAGGTCATCGGTTCCTTTTCGGAGGCTGAGCCGGCGATTGATCAAATTGGCCGGCTCAGGCCCCACGCCGTCTTTCTGGATATACACATGCCGGATTTGAACGGCTTGGAGGCGGCCGAACGAATACACGCCGTCGCGCCGGACACGAATATTGTCTATGTGACAGCCTATGGCAATTATGCGGTCGAGGCATTCGAACTGGAAGCGGCCGATTATTTAATGAAGCCGTTGGAACGCGACCGGTTGAGCCTAACCATACAGCGTCTGCGGAAGCGCGTTGCGCTTGAATCGGGGCCCCCGAAAAATCAAACTTTATTGTATCATTGCTTAGGAGCCATGCAGATCCGGAAGCCGGACGGCGAACCGGAATTTCTGAAGTGGAGAACAACGAAAGCGAAAGAGCTGTTTGCCTACTTGCTGCACCATCGAGGGAAAATGATTAACAAAAACACCTTGCTGGAGCTGCTTTGGCCGGAACTGGACGAATCCAAAGGGCTTGCCAACCTGCATACCAGCATTAATCGTATTCGCAACGCATGGAAAAATACGTTCGGGGACGATTATATTTCGATCCGATATTCCCAGTACGGATATATCCTTGAGTCGAAAGATCTGCGAATCGATGCTGAAGAATGGGAGCAGGAGCTTCGCCGGTTAACCCCCGTTTCGATCGAAAATACCGCCGAACACCAGCGATTGCTCGATATGTATCGCGGAAATTTTTATGAAGAGGATAACTATGCGTGGGCAGAGGGTGAACGCCAAAGACTCAAGGCCCTATGGTTACAGCATGCCCTGCAGCTGGGACAATTCTATCATTCTCTTGGCATGAACATGGAGGCGCTTGGTGTTTACCATCAAATTCAAGAGAGGGATCCTTTGTACGAAGATAGTTATTTCGCGCTGATGAATCTGTACGCTCGACTGGATGACACGGAATCTGTTGAGAAGCAATATGAATTTATGATCCGAACATTGGAGCAGGAAGCCGGAGTCGATCCTAGTCCCGGAATCATGGAATGGTACGCACAATGGAAGAGATCGGACAAAAGGATAAATAACAATCCCGGCATACCCATTCAGTGTTAG